The Gouania willdenowi chromosome 7, fGouWil2.1, whole genome shotgun sequence genome includes a window with the following:
- the LOC114467388 gene encoding transcription factor Spi-B isoform X2, with protein MFAEMEMMAFVTEIKRSEGRVAWSGAAYSSCAEVDLEVIEEYLQEHSLEVQPAHTPTSPLTAVGQQTHPQHGSRIIENSWSGHAYEWHCGSHAQNEEHKNQAPPATWWGLYTSQWDHVTQANVPPAYIDSDSQSSCSQYLDYQDSPSPSSDTGDSKDRQPLPLAPLSGKRKERLFQFLFEMLQTPSMHSCIWWVQSSSGTFQFSSQNKECLAQLWGRRKGNRKTMTYQKMARALRNYSRTGEIHKVKRKLTYRFDEKTLRGLQGDSHSV; from the exons ATGTTTGCAGAAATGGAGATG ATGGCTTTTGTAACGGAAATCAAGCGGAGTGAAGGTCGGGTGGCCTGGAGTGGAGCTGCATACTCCTCATGTGCTGAGGTAGACCTGGAGGTCATTGAGGAATACCTACAAGAGCATTCCCTGGAGGTCCagccagcacacacaccaacatCCCCTCTAACCGCTGTCGGCCAACAAACACACCCTCAACACGGCAGCAGGATTATTG AGAACAGTTGGTCAGGTCATGCCTATGAGTGGCACTGTGGCTCCCATGCACAAAATGAAGAGCACAAAAATCAGGCTCCGCCTGCAACCTGGTGGGGTCTCTATACCAGCCAATGG gaCCATGTCACACAAGCCAATGTGCCACCTGCATACATTGATTCAGATTCACAGTCAAGTTGCTCCCAGTATCTTGACTACCAGGACTCACCATCACCGTCCTCTGACACAGGGGACTCAAAAGACAGACAGCCCTTACCACTTGCACCATTGTCAG GAAAGAGAAAGGAGCGACTTTTCCAGTTTCTGTTTGAGATGCTTCAGACACCGTCGATGCATAGCTGCATCTGGTGGGTCCAGTCCTCTTCTGGCACCTTTCAGTTCTCCTCCCAGAACAAGGAGTGCCTGGCTCAGCTTTGGGGCCGTCGAAAGGGGAACCGCAAGACAATGACCTACCAGAAAATGGCCCGGGCCCTGAGGAACTATTCGCGCACTGGTGAGATTCACAAAGTAAAGAGAAAGCTCACTTATCGGTTTGATGAAAAGACGCTGAGAGGCTTGCAAGGAGACTCTCACAGTGTGTAA
- the LOC114467388 gene encoding uncharacterized protein LOC114467388 isoform X3 → MDAIFFKSLLHMMMFWYHQMAFVTEIKRSEGRVAWSGAAYSSCAEVDLEVIEEYLQEHSLEVQPAHTPTSPLTAVGQQTHPQHGSRIIENSWSGHAYEWHCGSHAQNEEHKNQAPPATWWGLYTSQWDHVTQANVPPAYIDSDSQSSCSQYLDYQDSPSPSSDTGDSKDRQPLPLAPLSGKRKERLFQFLFEMLQTPSMHSCIWWVQSSSGTFQFSSQNKECLAQLWGRRKGNRKTMTYQKMARALRNYSRTVGTTAKWWM, encoded by the exons ATGgatgccattttttttaaaagcctgttGCATATGATGATGTTTTGGTACCATCAGATGGCTTTTGTAACGGAAATCAAGCGGAGTGAAGGTCGGGTGGCCTGGAGTGGAGCTGCATACTCCTCATGTGCTGAGGTAGACCTGGAGGTCATTGAGGAATACCTACAAGAGCATTCCCTGGAGGTCCagccagcacacacaccaacatCCCCTCTAACCGCTGTCGGCCAACAAACACACCCTCAACACGGCAGCAGGATTATTG AGAACAGTTGGTCAGGTCATGCCTATGAGTGGCACTGTGGCTCCCATGCACAAAATGAAGAGCACAAAAATCAGGCTCCGCCTGCAACCTGGTGGGGTCTCTATACCAGCCAATGG gaCCATGTCACACAAGCCAATGTGCCACCTGCATACATTGATTCAGATTCACAGTCAAGTTGCTCCCAGTATCTTGACTACCAGGACTCACCATCACCGTCCTCTGACACAGGGGACTCAAAAGACAGACAGCCCTTACCACTTGCACCATTGTCAG GAAAGAGAAAGGAGCGACTTTTCCAGTTTCTGTTTGAGATGCTTCAGACACCGTCGATGCATAGCTGCATCTGGTGGGTCCAGTCCTCTTCTGGCACCTTTCAGTTCTCCTCCCAGAACAAGGAGTGCCTGGCTCAGCTTTGGGGCCGTCGAAAGGGGAACCGCAAGACAATGACCTACCAGAAAATGGCCCGGGCCCTGAGGAACTATTCGCGCACTG
- the LOC114467388 gene encoding uncharacterized protein LOC114467388 isoform X1 — MDAIFFKSLLHMMMFWYHQMAFVTEIKRSEGRVAWSGAAYSSCAEVDLEVIEEYLQEHSLEVQPAHTPTSPLTAVGQQTHPQHGSRIIENSWSGHAYEWHCGSHAQNEEHKNQAPPATWWGLYTSQWDHVTQANVPPAYIDSDSQSSCSQYLDYQDSPSPSSDTGDSKDRQPLPLAPLSGKRKERLFQFLFEMLQTPSMHSCIWWVQSSSGTFQFSSQNKECLAQLWGRRKGNRKTMTYQKMARALRNYSRTGEIHKVKRKLTYRFDEKTLRGLQGDSHSV; from the exons ATGgatgccattttttttaaaagcctgttGCATATGATGATGTTTTGGTACCATCAGATGGCTTTTGTAACGGAAATCAAGCGGAGTGAAGGTCGGGTGGCCTGGAGTGGAGCTGCATACTCCTCATGTGCTGAGGTAGACCTGGAGGTCATTGAGGAATACCTACAAGAGCATTCCCTGGAGGTCCagccagcacacacaccaacatCCCCTCTAACCGCTGTCGGCCAACAAACACACCCTCAACACGGCAGCAGGATTATTG AGAACAGTTGGTCAGGTCATGCCTATGAGTGGCACTGTGGCTCCCATGCACAAAATGAAGAGCACAAAAATCAGGCTCCGCCTGCAACCTGGTGGGGTCTCTATACCAGCCAATGG gaCCATGTCACACAAGCCAATGTGCCACCTGCATACATTGATTCAGATTCACAGTCAAGTTGCTCCCAGTATCTTGACTACCAGGACTCACCATCACCGTCCTCTGACACAGGGGACTCAAAAGACAGACAGCCCTTACCACTTGCACCATTGTCAG GAAAGAGAAAGGAGCGACTTTTCCAGTTTCTGTTTGAGATGCTTCAGACACCGTCGATGCATAGCTGCATCTGGTGGGTCCAGTCCTCTTCTGGCACCTTTCAGTTCTCCTCCCAGAACAAGGAGTGCCTGGCTCAGCTTTGGGGCCGTCGAAAGGGGAACCGCAAGACAATGACCTACCAGAAAATGGCCCGGGCCCTGAGGAACTATTCGCGCACTGGTGAGATTCACAAAGTAAAGAGAAAGCTCACTTATCGGTTTGATGAAAAGACGCTGAGAGGCTTGCAAGGAGACTCTCACAGTGTGTAA